Genomic window (Sediminispirochaeta smaragdinae DSM 11293):
AATGGATTCCTCACTGTAATAGGCACAGTGATCGGTCAGCACCAGTTGCGGATAGGAGGAAAGCCTGGCGTCGCCGATAGGGGGTTCCTCTTCAAAGACATCGAGGCCTGCGGCAGACAGCTTTTCCTCTCGGAGAGCGGCGAGTAAGGCCTCCTGGTCTACGAGGGCCCCCCGAGCTGTATTGATGAGAACAGCACCTGTTTTCATCTTCGAAAAGGCGTCTGCATCGATCAGGTGGTAATTCTCCTGCCGCATGGGGATATGGATCGAGATGATGTCCGATTGTGCAAGTAAGGTTTGAAAATCAACGATCTCCGCCTCTCCGACGGCCACATTGTGATGGTCGGCATGGTGGTCGCAGATCAACACTCGAGAAAAGCCCAATCCTGACGCTTTTCGATGAAAACTTCTCCCCGTACCGCCGTAGCCTAAAATACCAAGAGATCTCCCGCTTAAACGCGGAATGGAAAGCGAGGAATGAATATTCCATCCGCCTGAACGTACCTGCCGATCGAGCAAGGAGACCCTTCTGGTCACGGCTAAAAGCAAGGCAAGAGCGTGTTCGGCCACCTCATCATAACAGTAGTCGGGAACCCGCGCCACCCAGATTCCCTTCTCGGTAGCGGCCCGTACATCCACCTTCTCGTATCCGGTCCCGTACCGGCTGATGACACGACATCGACGAAGGCCGCTGATGAAATCGGCATCAAGAACCATCTGGTTGACCAGAATTGCATCGGCGTCGGCACACACGGCTCGTAAATTTTCCGTACCAAGCTCGTATCCGGCAACAAGTTCTGCATCACAAGCTTCCAACACGCCAAGCTCAGGGGCATAATCTCCGGCAAATCGATCATCGGTAACAACTACGCGAAACATGCACACTCCTTGTCTCTTTTTTCATAACATGCTCTAATCTGACTATGCAGATATCCTATATCCTTTTCGATCTCGACGATACCCTCTACCCGTCGTCAAGCGGCCTTGCCCTCGCCTTTAAAGAGAACATTCTCTCTTTTGTATCCGATTATCTCAAGCTTCCCGTTGAGGAGGCAGAGGCTGTCAGAAAAGTAAAACGCAAAGAATACGGGACCACCCTCGAATGGCTCCAGAAAGAGAAGGGACTTGAGAATCCCGACTCCTACTTCGAAGCAATCCACCCAAAGGACGTCGGACGCTATCTGAAAAAGGATCCCGTGCTGGTCGAGTTGATCAAACGAATTCCTCAGCGTACATCGATTCTCACCAACAGCCCAATGGAGCATGCCGTCAGGGTATCCGAATTTCTTGAGATTCGCCATCTTATGGAACATATCTTCGATCTCCGCTCCAACAGCATGCTTGGGAAACCCGATTGGGGAGCATACAAGAGGGCTCTTGATACGATAAGATGCCGGCCGGAAGAGGTTCTCTTTGTCGACGATATGCCGCGATACCTCTATGCGTTTCGGGAAATGGGCGGTCATGTGCTTCTGGTGGATGAAAGCGGCAGACATAAGGGGACAGACCTTGATACGGTCACGTCCATTCATCAAATCGAAACCGTTTTGCGATAAGCTTACAAAAAAAAGCGGCCGATCTCCATGGAGACGGCCGTTTTTTTTGTTCAATTGAGTTCCCGCCATCTGTGGCAGGCAACAAGATGGCCGCCTCCGGCATCCTCAAGCTCGGGAATGCGCTCTTTGCAAATCTCCT
Coding sequences:
- a CDS encoding C-terminal binding protein, producing the protein MFRVVVTDDRFAGDYAPELGVLEACDAELVAGYELGTENLRAVCADADAILVNQMVLDADFISGLRRCRVISRYGTGYEKVDVRAATEKGIWVARVPDYCYDEVAEHALALLLAVTRRVSLLDRQVRSGGWNIHSSLSIPRLSGRSLGILGYGGTGRSFHRKASGLGFSRVLICDHHADHHNVAVGEAEIVDFQTLLAQSDIISIHIPMRQENYHLIDADAFSKMKTGAVLINTARGALVDQEALLAALREEKLSAAGLDVFEEEPPIGDARLSSYPQLVLTDHCAYYSEESIVELKQKCAENALLVLQGKAPASFVVDLSQTFRPDNF
- a CDS encoding HAD-IA family hydrolase — translated: MQISYILFDLDDTLYPSSSGLALAFKENILSFVSDYLKLPVEEAEAVRKVKRKEYGTTLEWLQKEKGLENPDSYFEAIHPKDVGRYLKKDPVLVELIKRIPQRTSILTNSPMEHAVRVSEFLEIRHLMEHIFDLRSNSMLGKPDWGAYKRALDTIRCRPEEVLFVDDMPRYLYAFREMGGHVLLVDESGRHKGTDLDTVTSIHQIETVLR